Genomic segment of Oscillospiraceae bacterium:
TTGGTCAATAACTTTAATGAAGATGACGTGCGCAAGCTTGTTCAGGTCATACGTTATGCAAAACCCGACCTAATTATCACCCATGACCCCGACGATTATATGCGCGACCATATTCAGACAAGTGAGATGGCGTTTAATGCCAGCTTTGCCGCGACCATCGCCCACTACCACACACAGCATGGTTGTTTAGATGCCGTTCCGCCTATCATATACATGGACACGCTGGCGGGTATGGGATTTATACCAACAGAATATGTGGATATTACCGATGCCATTGAGTTGAAATTGCAGGCGTTGCAATGCCACGACACGCAAATTCGCTGGTTGCGTGACCATGATGGCATTGATTTTCTGGATTTCGTGCGTACCTGCTCAAAATATCGCGGCTTGCAAAGCGGTGTGGCGTATGCTGAAGGATTCCGCCCTTGTACGCGCTGGCCGCGGATGGCGGCGAAACGGTTGTTGCCGGGGTAGGGGGAAAGCGAAATGAGTTTGACGTTCGAGTTGTTGCAGCAAAAGGATATTGCGGCAATCAAGGGGATTGTTGAGTGGTTTGAGGAGTTTGATGTAGTGCAGATTGAGAAGTTTTTGTCGGAGAAGCAGAATATTGCGTTGGCGGCGAAGTTGGGTGGGGAAATTATTGGCTTGATGTACGGCTATTTGTTGACTCGCATGGACGGGAAAGCACCGCAGTTTTTTATCTATTCGGTGGATATTCATACGGCGCATCAAGGCAAAGGGTATGGTACGCAGTTTATGAAATTTGTCGTTGATTGGGCGCGGGGTAATGGGTTTAGTGAGAGTTTTGTGCTGACGAACAAGGATAGTGCGCGGGCTTGCCGTGTGTATGAAAAGGCGGGAATGGCGCATAGTGAGAGCGATTGCGAGAGAATGTATGAGATTGAATATTGACGGTGTATCATAATTGTGATACACTAGGGGTAAGATAGTCTTTGGAGGGTGATACTATGTACAAAACTCATGTTAGGCCGGTGCGGGATATTCGAAACAATTATGCTGAGTTAAACGAACTTGCGAACAATGACGGCCATGTGATTATTACGCACAATGGGCGCGGAACGGCTGCGTTGATTGGGATTGAGGAATTTGCTAAGTATGAGGCGTATTTATATGAGCGGTATGTCAATCGTAAACTTGACGAGGCTGAAATGAGCGCGAAAGATCCAAATACGAAATGGCTGGACGAAGAAGAGTTTTGGAAGCCGTTTGAGGATTTGTTTGCATGATGTATGCAATAGAATTTTTGCCGGAATCACAGAGTGATTTAATGGATATACGCCGGTGCTTATTGCAGTACTATCCAAGTACGTCGGGTAATTTTTTCGTGCTTTTACGAAAGAAATTAGACCTCTTAAAGAACAGCCCATATGCGGCACAAATATACATAAAACGTCCGTCATATCGACGGCTTGTTGTTGGCGATTACGCAGTGTTTTACAAGGTGAATGAGGATAAGGCATTGATACAAATTTATCGTATGATACACGGTAGTCGGGATATTGAGCGACAGCTAAAAAATTAATTTTAGAACGAGGAACATCATGCACACACACATCATTGTCAAAGGCGCGCGGGAGCATAACCTGAAAAATGTCGACGTATCCATACCGCGTGACAAATTGGTCGTCATTACCGGACTGAGCGGCTCGGGAAAATCGTCGCTGGCGTTTGATACCATTTACGCCGAAGGACAGCGACGGTACGTTGAGTCATTGTCGGCGTATGCGCGGCAATTTTTGGGGCAGATGGACAAGCCCGATGTTGACTTGATTGACGGGCTGTCACCCGCGATTTCGATTGACCAAAAAACGACATCACGCAACCCGCGCTCGACGGTGGGTACAGTCACTGAGATTCATGACTACCTGCGTCTGCTTTGGGCGCGAGTGGGTACGCCGCATTGCCCGAAGTGCAGTAAGGCGATTGCACAGCAGACCATCGACCAGATTGTCGATAGTCTCATGCAACTGCCGGCCGGCACGCGCTTGATGATTTTGTCGCCCGTTGTGCGAGCGAGGAAGGGCGAATACCAAAAGATTTTTGACGATGCACGCAATAGCGGCTATGCCCGTGTACGCGTTGACGGCAAGACGTATTTGCTGGACGAAGAGATTAAATTGACCAAGACCAAGAAACACACCATTGACATTGTGGTCGATCGCATCGCCATTGATGCCGAGGGACGCCGGCGGCTGGCTGACAGTGTGGAAACGGCGAGCAATTTATCGGGTGGGCTTGTGCTTTCCGTAACAGTTGACAATGAGAAGAATGAAGTTGAAACGCTGTACAGCCAAAAATATGCCTGTGTGGATTGTAACATCAGCTTGGAAGAACTTACACCGCGTATGTTCAGCTTTAACAATCCGTATGGTGCGTGCCCGACTTGTACGGGCTTGGGCTCACAGTTGAAAATCGATCCATCGTTGCTGTTGGACTACAGTCTCAGCTATAACGAGGGTGCGGTGTTGGCATCGGGTTGGCAGAGTGCCGATAACTCGATCTCATCAATGTATTTTACGGCGCTGGCCAAGCATTTTGACTTTTCGCTTGACACGCCGATGGGTGAGTTGCCTGAAAATGTCATGGACGCAATTCTGTATGGTACAAAAGAAAAATTGGAGATGTTCTACCAGCGCAACAACGGTGTATCAAAGTACAAACAAGCTTTTGAGGGGCTGGTCAAAAACTTAGAGCGCCGCTACCGTGACACACAAAGTGAGGCCATGCGGCAGGACATTGAAAATTATATGGCGGCCGTACCTTGTCCCGATTGCAGTGGGCAGCGCTTGAAACCGGAATCGCTGGCTGTGACTGTCGACGGCATGAGTATTGCCGAATTTAGTGAGCTGTCGGTCGAGGCAGCGCTTGAACGCGCCAAGGGCATTAAATTGGGCAAGAGCGAGATGATGATTGCCGAGCGGATTTTGAAAGAAATCAATGAGCGATTGGGCTTTTTGACAAGCGTTGGGCTTACCTACCTCACATTATCCCGTGCGAGTGGCACGCTCTCCGGTGGAGAGAGTCAACGTATTCGGCTGGCGACACAAATCGGTTCGTCACTGATGGGTGTGCTGTATATTCTCGACGAGCCGTCTATCGGGCTGCATCAACGAGATAACGACAAACTGCTTGATACATTGCGCCGCTTGCGTGATTTGGGCAATACTGTGATGGTTGTGGAACATGACGACGATACTGTGCGTGCCGCGGATCATATCATTGATATCGGGCCGGGTGCCGGCATTCATGGCGGGCAGATTGTGGCAAGCGGCGGCCTGGATGATATTATGAAATGCAAGAAGTCGATGACGGGGCAATATCTGTCTGGCAAGCGCACTATTCCCGTGCCGGCCAAGCGGCGCAAGGGCAATGGTAAGAAACTGACTGTCCATGGTGCACGACAGAATAACCTTAAAAACGTGACGGTGGACATTCCGTTGGGTGTGCTGACGTGTGTGACCGGGGTCAGCGGGTCGGGCAAATCGTCGCTGGTCAATGAGGTGTTATTCAAGCGTTTGGCGTCTGAACTCAACCGTGCACGCAAGCACGCCGGAAAGCACGACAAGATTACCGGCATGGAGTACCTCAACAAGGTTATTGACATCGATCAATCGCCCATCGGGCGCACACCGCGCTCAAACCCGGCAACATATACGCAGCTGTTTAACGAAATTCGCGACTTGTTTGCCACCACGACTGAGGCCAAGATGCGCGGCTACGGGCCGGGTCGGTTTAGCTTTAACGTCAAGGGTGGGCGTTGTGAGGCTTGTAAAGGCGATGGTTTGCTAAAAGTGGAAATGCACTTTTTACCTGATATTTATGTGCCGTGTGAGGTGTGTAAGGGCAAGCGTTACAATCGCGAGACGCTGGAAGTGCGGTACAAGGGCAAGAATATTTACGAAGTGTTGGAAATGACGATTGAGGAAGCGGCGGCCTTCTTCGAAAATTTGCCGCGGATTGCGCGGCGGCTAAATGTGTTGTGCGAAGTGGGCTTGGGCTACGTTAAGCTGGGGCAGCCTGCCACGACACTTTCGGGCGGCGAAGCGCAACGCGTGAAATTGGCGACTGAGCTTGCCAAACGCAGTACCGGCGCCACCATCTATATTTTGGATGAGCCGACAACGGGACTGCATACCGCTGATGTGCATAAGTTGGTCGAGTTGTTACAACGCTTAGTTGAAGGCGGCAATACCGTGCTGGTTATTGAGCACAACTTGGACGTCATTAAAAGTGCCGACCATGTGATTGATTTAGGGCCCGAGGGCGGCGACAAGGGCGGTGAGATTGTGGCATGCGGTACGCCGGAGGCGATTGCTAAGTGCAAAAAAAGCTATACGGGACAGTATTTGAAGGGTGTGTTGTAAGTGAGAGCATGGGGCGGGGGATATCCCGCCCTTGTTTTTTTCGAGCGTGACTGATATAATATGGCATAATGACTAATTTTGGAGGCTTACCCCCATGCGAAAGCTACTTGTCTTTGCGGTGTCATTGTTTTTCATTGCCGGTTGCGCGGCCCATGACGCAGGTATATTGCTGCAAACGTCGCCGCCAACACCGGTGTACGGTTATGAAGAGACACCTATGTTGGGTGCGGTCATGCCAGACGAAGTGAAATGGGTTGTTTTGAACGGCATAACGTATGGTGCGTATGTTGATGACACATGGGTGCAGGGTGGCGA
This window contains:
- a CDS encoding PIG-L family deacetylase; protein product: MNILAIGCHPDDLEVGCGGTIARYAREGHKVFMCHVANGNMGHKVIMPEELAAMRKKEAQESAKMLGAEAIALDVGDLLVNNFNEDDVRKLVQVIRYAKPDLIITHDPDDYMRDHIQTSEMAFNASFAATIAHYHTQHGCLDAVPPIIYMDTLAGMGFIPTEYVDITDAIELKLQALQCHDTQIRWLRDHDGIDFLDFVRTCSKYRGLQSGVAYAEGFRPCTRWPRMAAKRLLPG
- a CDS encoding GNAT family N-acetyltransferase; amino-acid sequence: MSLTFELLQQKDIAAIKGIVEWFEEFDVVQIEKFLSEKQNIALAAKLGGEIIGLMYGYLLTRMDGKAPQFFIYSVDIHTAHQGKGYGTQFMKFVVDWARGNGFSESFVLTNKDSARACRVYEKAGMAHSESDCERMYEIEY
- a CDS encoding type II toxin-antitoxin system prevent-host-death family antitoxin, coding for MYKTHVRPVRDIRNNYAELNELANNDGHVIITHNGRGTAALIGIEEFAKYEAYLYERYVNRKLDEAEMSAKDPNTKWLDEEEFWKPFEDLFA
- a CDS encoding type II toxin-antitoxin system RelE/ParE family toxin, which produces MMYAIEFLPESQSDLMDIRRCLLQYYPSTSGNFFVLLRKKLDLLKNSPYAAQIYIKRPSYRRLVVGDYAVFYKVNEDKALIQIYRMIHGSRDIERQLKN
- the uvrA gene encoding excinuclease ABC subunit UvrA → MHTHIIVKGAREHNLKNVDVSIPRDKLVVITGLSGSGKSSLAFDTIYAEGQRRYVESLSAYARQFLGQMDKPDVDLIDGLSPAISIDQKTTSRNPRSTVGTVTEIHDYLRLLWARVGTPHCPKCSKAIAQQTIDQIVDSLMQLPAGTRLMILSPVVRARKGEYQKIFDDARNSGYARVRVDGKTYLLDEEIKLTKTKKHTIDIVVDRIAIDAEGRRRLADSVETASNLSGGLVLSVTVDNEKNEVETLYSQKYACVDCNISLEELTPRMFSFNNPYGACPTCTGLGSQLKIDPSLLLDYSLSYNEGAVLASGWQSADNSISSMYFTALAKHFDFSLDTPMGELPENVMDAILYGTKEKLEMFYQRNNGVSKYKQAFEGLVKNLERRYRDTQSEAMRQDIENYMAAVPCPDCSGQRLKPESLAVTVDGMSIAEFSELSVEAALERAKGIKLGKSEMMIAERILKEINERLGFLTSVGLTYLTLSRASGTLSGGESQRIRLATQIGSSLMGVLYILDEPSIGLHQRDNDKLLDTLRRLRDLGNTVMVVEHDDDTVRAADHIIDIGPGAGIHGGQIVASGGLDDIMKCKKSMTGQYLSGKRTIPVPAKRRKGNGKKLTVHGARQNNLKNVTVDIPLGVLTCVTGVSGSGKSSLVNEVLFKRLASELNRARKHAGKHDKITGMEYLNKVIDIDQSPIGRTPRSNPATYTQLFNEIRDLFATTTEAKMRGYGPGRFSFNVKGGRCEACKGDGLLKVEMHFLPDIYVPCEVCKGKRYNRETLEVRYKGKNIYEVLEMTIEEAAAFFENLPRIARRLNVLCEVGLGYVKLGQPATTLSGGEAQRVKLATELAKRSTGATIYILDEPTTGLHTADVHKLVELLQRLVEGGNTVLVIEHNLDVIKSADHVIDLGPEGGDKGGEIVACGTPEAIAKCKKSYTGQYLKGVL